From the genome of Aspergillus fumigatus Af293 chromosome 1, whole genome shotgun sequence, one region includes:
- a CDS encoding MFS transporter, whose translation MEMEDLEKHRSSSFSPNEDANKSTPLLHEDHTSAHGAVSLWDSETKRFPETNLSRGIVGWDGQNDPANPQNFSAGQKWGLLALMSSITFLSPLASSMFAPAASYVAVDLGVTNETLLSFSVTIFLLGYTFGPLILAPLSEIYGRRIVLSFANWFFVVWLVGCALAPNIESLIVFRFLCGIGGCGCITLGAGLIADLFPVEQRGMATSIWSLGPLVGPVAGPICAGFIGESIGWRWIFWILLIASGAISFGIECLNRETCAPVLIRWKTAKLAKELGRTDLRSAYEPDGQGVSVASTLKLGLMRPLQLFFKSPIVFLLSIYMSLTYGLLYLFFTTIPSVFQKQYGFSTGLSGLAYLGIGIGFFVGLALIAFTNDRILMKLTAKNGGKSEPEMRLPTMIFFSCFLPVSFFWYGWSAAKKAHWIVPIIGMCPFGISLMGLFMPIQTYVIDCYPAYAASANAILTATRSLVVALVPLAGPSMFNSLGLGWGNSLLGFLALAFVPIPILFTRYGKAIREKFPVNFDGKKA comes from the exons ATGGAAATGGAAGATCTGGAGAAGCACCGATCGTCCAGCTTTTCTCCAAACGAGGATGCAAACAAATCCACACCATTACTCCATGAGGACCATACATCTGCTCACGGAGCAGTGAGCTTGTGGGACAGCGAGACCAAGCGCTTCCCAGAAACAAACCTCTCTCGTGGGATTGTCGGATGGGACGGGCAAAATGACCCTGCGAACCCCCAGAATTTCTCTGCAGGCCAAAAATGGGGTCTACTCGCCCTCATGAGCTCTATCACCTTTCTTTCACCACTTGCGTCGAGCATGTTCGCCCCCGCCGCTAGCTATGTGGCTGTTGACCTCGGAGTCACGAATGAGACGCTACTTTCCTTCAGTGTTACAATCTTCCTATTAGGTTACACG TTTGGTCCCCTGATCCTCGCACCCTTGAGCGAGATTTATGGCCGAAGAATAGTGCTCAGCTTCGCCAACTGGTTTTTCGTCGTTTGGCTAGTCGGATGCGCCCTGGCTCCCAACATTGAGTCTCTCATTGTGTTTCGATTTTTATGCGGAATAGGAGGCTGCGGCTGCATTACCCTCGGGGCAGGTCTCATTGCTGATCTGTTCCCCGTCGAGCAACGCGGGATGGCAACATCTATCTGGAGCTTGGGTCCGCTGGTCGGCCCTGTCGCCGGGCCTATCTGTGCTGGTTTTATAGGTGAATCAATCGGCTGGCGCTGGATCTTCTGGATTCTACTGATTGCAAGTGGAGCCATCTCATTCGGAATCGAGTGTCTGAACCGTGAGACGTGTGCTCCCGTGCTTATACGGTGGAAGACAGCCAAACTGGCCAAAGAGCTGGGTCGTACAGATTTGCGCAGTGCATACGAACCTGACGGCCAAGGCGTATCAGTGGCGTCAACCCTGAAGCTGGGCCTTATGCGACCTTTGCAGCTATTCTTCAAGTCGCCCATCGTGTTTCTGCTTTCGATCTACATGTCTCTCACCTACGGCCTCTtatatctcttcttcaccaccatACCCTCGGTTTTCCAAAAGCAATACGGGTTCAGTACGGGACTCTCTGGACTCGCCTACCTAGGCATTGGCATTGGTTTCTTCGTCGGCCTCGCGCTCATCGCTTTCACGAACGACAGGATCTTGATGAAATTGACAGCGAAGAACGGAGGCAAGTCCGAGCCTGAGATGCGCTTACCCACCAtgatcttcttttcctgcttcttgCCTGTGAGCTTCTTCTGGTACGGATGGTCGGCAGCCAAGAAGGCGCATTGGATCGTGCCTATAATCGGCATGTGCCCTTTCGGCATCTCGTTGATGGGCTTGTTCATGCCAATTCAGACGTATGTCATCGATTGCTATCCTGCTTATGCGGCTTCCGCGAATGCCATCTTGACTGCTACACGATCATTGGTGGTTGCGTTGGTGCCCCTTGCCGGGCCTAGTATGTTTAACAGTCTGGGCCTGGGCTGGGGAAATTCGTTGCTGGGATTCCTTGCTCTGGCTTTTGTGCCGAtccccatcctcttcaccaGATATGGCAAGGCTATTCGAGAGAAGTTTCCGGTCAATTTCGATGGGAAAAAAGCTTAA
- a CDS encoding DUF3425 domain-containing protein has translation MIVSWDADEIGVVSSVTSQQPRRLENAGLDINPKTGCLCDQEKKGLAVTPSVTANVGIPDLGAQNEIFTRTTGLTLEYAGTGPGFGHLNGVPNVAAAGPNILPSIQLPELPHSSATQTLPSTVPTWCLVPMNEYGHDPSLVPATSPWFTRPDLIIACPPVPDPLDLLHGTRRNYLANEIHCAIRRRAIRDAECLALGWLTYVYSKWRVSPNPATFTRLAPFQQPLMTQIQQGHPITLDLIIWQQLRVNIIRNWTKYDFAELTGYLGCCAKVRWPWGKDMLERDADNNLQIRQEFFEVFTHESGWGLTSEFIDKYPKLMEGLDVEALRFRMILPSKAELSVVPHWDSRVEYSCEQELEVQPDHSVHI, from the coding sequence ATGATTGTGTCCTGGGATGCAGATGAGATTGGAGTAGTCTCATCGGTGACATCCCAGCAACCGCGACGGTTAGAGAATGCAGGACTTGACATCAACCCAAAAACTGGATGTCTGTGTGATCAGGAGAAAAAGGGATTAGCAGTGACTCCAAGTGTAACTGCCAATGTTGGAATACCAGATCTTGGTGCTCAGAATGAGATCTTCACTCGAACGACAGGACTGACTCTGGAGTATGCTGGGACTGGCCCAGGATTTGGTCATCTGAACGGCGTACCAAAtgttgcagctgctggaccAAACATACTCCCTTCTATTCAACTGCCCGAATTGCCTCATTCTTCCGCTACCCAGACTCTGCCTAGCACTGTTCCCACTTGGTGTTTGGTTCCAATGAACGAGTACGGGCATGATCCGTCCTTGGTGCCAGCCACATCGCCTTGGTTCACTCGTCCCGACCTCATCATTGCGTGTCCTCCCGTCCCAGACCCATTGGACCTCCTCCACGGGACTCGGCGCAACTACTTGGCCAACGAGATCCACTGTGCAATTCGGCGGCGAGCGATCCGCGATGCGGAGTGTCTTGCACTGGGCTGGCTGACCTATGTCTACAGTAAATGGCGCGTCTCTCCTAACCCGGCGACATTTACACGCCTGGCACCTTTCCAACAACCACTCATGACGCAGATCCAGCAGGGTCACCCGATAACATTGGATTTGATAATTTGGCAGCAGCTAAGGGTCAATATCATCAGAAATTGGACCAAGTACGACTTCGCCGAACTCACGGGTTATCTGGGCTGTTGTGCCAAAGTGCGTTGGCCGTGGGGTAAGGATATGCTGGAGCGTGATGCGGATAATAATCTGCAGATTCGTCAAGAGTTCTTCGAAGTGTTTACCCATGAGAGCGGATGGGGCTTGACGTCGGAGTTTATTGACAAATACCCGAAGCTGATGGAGGGGCTGGATGTCGAGGCTTTACGATTTCGGATGATTCTTCCTAGCAAGGCAGAGTTATCAGTTGTGCCACATTGGGATTCCAGAGTTGAGTACTCTTGCGAGCAAGAGCTGGAAGTTCAACCTGATCACTCTGTGCATATCTAG
- a CDS encoding DUF3602 domain-containing protein — translation MTGRNVSHGRGGAGNIYSTANPTSAKDLITPTIKQDTFTTGRGGSGNMVQYDPERPEIARELQDVESPPQRVEEAPHHTGRGGVANAYVPTPEEEKKVREQEEENLQRVRTASRDRLKDVKLASEKRAGSSSPR, via the exons ATGACCGGTCGAAACGTTTCTCACGGCCGTGGAGGCGCAG GAAACATCTACTCCACCGCAAACCCCACCTCAGCAAAGGATCTCATCACCCCGACAATCAAACAAGATACCTTCACAACCGGTCGCGGCGGCTCAGGAAACATGGTCCAGTATGATCCCGAGCGTCCAGAGATCGCACGCGAGCTGCAGGACGTAGAATCGCCGCCGCAGCGGGTGGAGGAAGCCCCGCACCATACGGGACGGG GTGGTGTTGCGAATGCGTACGTTCCGACtcccgaggaagagaagaaggtccgcgagcaggaagaggaaaatctGCAACGGGTTCGGACCGCATCGAGGGATCGATTGAAGGATGTCAAGCTGGCCAGTGAGAAGCGCGCTggctcatcatctccgcGGTGA
- a CDS encoding Zn(II)2Cys6 transcription factor gives MPPTISARNSLHRGHGCIQCRSRRVKCGKEHPRCSHCMKRHILCHYMPSWKYSRSTSTQNRSSMKTLPSISVLTCVAQSQSQMSPTGPNGAKDNLNVHDLELMMQWCTKTYRSLSHSSNVESIWQTVIPREAMRHPALMHGILALSALHLASSTGGSMYERYIKTAEAHKDLALSGFRKRFTNIDHSNCDAAFALCSLTTISSLAFPLIAGQGQTNTALDDICVAFQVARNSMNVLVQIADQVKSGELKPLLEEDEGGPKMPDTSRLAIMSLSMTNSQLVNRNPKHEREMFEATIRQLGQSLEKLAQGREASIVAFQWMHHIPPRFMDLVHERHPFALVILAHYAVVLHFMRSRWWMGDWGARIIQQVGQLLDSQWRQSISWVLDATGCYIAPT, from the exons ATGCCTCCGACAATAAGTGCTAGGAACTCTCTGCACCGGGGTCATGGCTGTATTCAATGCAGGAGCCGACGGGTCAAG TGTGGGAAAGAGCATCCCCGATGTTCTCATTGCATGAAGCGGCATATATTATGCCACTATATGCCGTCCTGGAAATATTCACGCTCTACATCGACACAGAACCGGTCGTCAATGAAAACATTACCATCTATCTCTGTTTTGACTTGCGTCGCTCAGTCGCAGAGTCAGATGAGTCCCACTGGTCCAAACGGTGCCAAAGACAACCTCAACGTCCACGATCTGGAGTTGATGATGCAGTGGTGTACTAAGACATATCGTTCATTGTCTCATAGCAGCAATGTTGAGAGCATCTGGCAGACTGTCATTCCACGTGAGGCTATGCGGCACCCGGCCCTAATGCATGGTATTCTCGCGCTGTCCGCATTGCATCTGGCTTCCTCAACCGGAGGAAGCATGTACGAACGATATATTAAAACGGCGGAGGCCCATAAAGACCTGGCTCTGTCAGGCTTCAGAAAGAGATTCACAAATATCGACCATTCAAACTGCGATGCAGCCTTTGCTTTATGCAGTCTCACGACCATATCCTCGCTGGCCTTTCCTCTGATTGCCGGACAGGGCCAGACAAACACGGCGCTGGATGATATTTGTGTAGCTTTCCAAGTTGCAAGGAACTCCATGAATGTTCTGGTCCAGATCGCCGACCAAGTTAAGAGTGGCGAGTTGAAGCCGTTActtgaggaggacgaagggGGCCCCAAGATGCCCGACACTTCGCGGCTCGCAATCATGTCCCTATCGATGACGAACTCACAGCTCGTCAACCGGAACCCGAAGCACGAAAGGGAGATGTTTGAAGCAACAATCAGACAGTTGGGGCAGTCTCTAGAAAAGCTTGCGCAAGGCAGGGAAGCTTCAATCGTGGCGTTCCAGTGGATGCACCACATTCCGCCGAGGTTCATGGACCTAGTGCATGAGCGACATCCGTTCGCCCTGGTCATCCTGGCTCATTATGCCGTGGTCCTCCATTTTATGAGAAGCCGCTGGTGGATGGGTGATTGGGGTGCACGAATCATCCAACAAGTTGGTCAACTGCTGGACTCTCAATGGCGACAATCCATTAGTTGGGTATTGGACGCTACCGGCTGTTATATTGCACCAACTTGA
- the velB gene encoding velvet factor family protein, whose protein sequence is MYAVEERSHPVPPPPPPLSMDRIPPPSSAYPTPGSAGPMRSADHLAPVSTIHEGRIWSLQVVQQPIRARMCGFGDKDRRPITPPPCIRLIVRDAQTEKEIDINEIDTSFYVLTVDLWNADGTSEVNLVKHSATSPSISTAMSSSYPPPPQNLSPTYPAFTQNPYGQPVGYPQMNNYYGGNAQLAYQYGTNPQASYYPPYYAGGQMPPAGMSPAQQPVPAGPGGMFTRNLIGSLSASAFRLTDPDNKIGVWFILQDLSVRTEGTFRLKMSFVNVGTQSGDSTNNTPVINHGSAPVLASVFSEPFQVFSAKKFPGVIESTQLSKCFALQGIKIPIRKDGVKGPRGRGGDGDDDADDYE, encoded by the exons ATGTACGCCGTTGAGGAGAGGTCCCATCCAGTCCCgccgccaccacctcctctCTCTATGGATCGcattcctcctccgtcctcTGCATATCCGACCCCAGGTTCAGCCGGTCCGATGCGATCTGCGGACCACCTTGCCCCGGTTTCGACCATCCACGAGGGCCGCATCTGGTCTCTCCAGGTGGTGCAACAGCCTATTCGAGCTCGCATGTGTGGCTTTGGCGATAAG GATCGAAGACCAATCACGCCTCCTCCCTGCATCCGCTTGATTGTCAGAGATGCACAGACTGAAAAAGAGATCGATATCAA TGAGATCGATACGTCCTTTTATGTCCTCACGGTCGATCTGTGGAATGCAGATGGGACCAGCGAAGTGAACCTTGTCAAACACTCAGCCACGTCGCCATCAATATCGACGGCAATGTCCTCATCATACCCGCCACCTCCGCAAAATCTTTCTCCTACTTATCCCGCCTTCACACAGAACCCGTACGGCCAGCCTGTCGGATACCCGCAGATGAACAATTATTACGGGGGAAATGCTCAGTTGGCCTACCAATATGGGACCAATCCACAGGCTTCCTACTATCCGCCCTATTACGCTGGAGGTCAGATGCCCCCGGCTGGCATGTCGCCTGCGCAACAGCCAGTTCCGGCGGGGCCCGGTGGCATGTTCACACGCAATCTTATCGGAAGTCTCAGCGCCAGCGCCTTTAGACTCACTGATCCCGATAACAAGATTGGAGTATGGTTCATTTTGCAAGACTTGAGTGTGCGAACCGAGGGAACTTTCCG TCTGAAAATGAGTTTCGTCAACGTCGGCACACAGTCTGGCGACTCCACAAACAACACGCCTGTGATCAATCACGGTTCTGCCCCGGTTCTCGCTTCCGTCTTCTCCGAGCCGTTCCAAGTCTTCTCCGCTAAGAAGTTCCCCGGCGTCATCGAGAGCACGCAGCTAAGCAAGTGTTTTGCCCTTCAAGGCATCAAGATACCTATTCGTAAAGACGGTGTCAAGGGTCCTCGGGGGCGTGGTGGTgacggtgatgatgacgctgATGATTATGAATAG
- a CDS encoding putative IgE binding protein, producing MRLMLLSFLAALTAAENQTAGIPFQVRASAPGTPVDNRMMTASNLTFFLNGQTASTCPLSSGCPPGNRTVLNGDASSLNVVVPGGQRIYVTGDGSVHFTPGHSPSIPPGASTGPFSQAGGAWHFKGMGARDFVACPVPINRWRVFAALQNATVPGVNVTACVPFVATVIPFMSSQPAAYQYT from the exons ATGAGGCTAATGCTACTCTCCTTCCTCGCTGCATTAACAGCAGCAGAGAACCAAACCGCCGGTATCCCCTTCCAGGTCAGAGCCAGCGCCCCCGGGACACCCGTCGACAATCGCATGATGACCGCGTCCAATCTCACCTTTTTCCTGAACGGCCAAACAGCCTCTACCTGTCCTCTGTCGTCGGGCTGTCCACCAGGTAACCGTACCGTCCTCAATGGCGATGCTAGCTCTTTG AACGTCGTCGTCCCCGGCGGCCAGCGAATCTACGTCACCGGCGATGGTTCCGTCCACTTCACCCCGGGTCACTCGCCCTCTATCCCTCCCGGCGCGTCTACGGGTCCCTTCTCCCAGGCCGGCGGGGCCTGGCATTTCAAAGGCATGGGGGCGCGTGACTTCGTGGCTTGTCCCGTGCCGATCAATAGGTGGAGGGTGTTTGCGGCATTGCAAAATGCGACTGTGCCGGGGGTTAATGTCACTGCATGTGTGCCGTTCGTGGCGACGGTTATCCCGTTCATGTCGTCGCAGCCTGCTGCGTACCAGTATACTTGA